One Lucilia cuprina isolate Lc7/37 chromosome 4, ASM2204524v1, whole genome shotgun sequence DNA segment encodes these proteins:
- the LOC124419257 gene encoding cell wall integrity and stress response component 2-like, translating into MTTSSSSSSASTTTETTTTTSPSNTILCASPEARSQRDIFNKRRRKKFITTRTTTDTSTSTEEEAETEATETSTSINQNTTCATTQQQQQKQQLHTKCTHLTIQKVVVTLLFLPLFLNISFFVQKRHKKKKNYNKISLY; encoded by the exons atgacaacatCTTCTTCGTCGTCGTCTGCAAGTACAACAACtgaaacaacgacaacaacatcaCCATCCAATACCATACTATGTGCTTCACCGGAAGCTCGTAGTCAACGCGATATATTCAATAAACGTCGTCGTAAA aaatttataacaacaaGAACTACTACTGATACTAGTACTAGTACAGAAGAAGAAGCTGAAACAGAAGCAACAGAAACATCAACATCCATTAACCAGAATACAACATGTGCAACCacccaacagcaacaacagaaacaacaatTACACACTAAATGTACTCATTTAACTATACAAAAGGTTGTTGTCACTTTGTTGTTTCTCCCTCTCtttcttaatatttcattttttgtacaaaaacgtcacaaaaaaaagaaaaattataataaaatttctctaTATTAG